In the Flavisolibacter tropicus genome, one interval contains:
- a CDS encoding NUDIX hydrolase: protein MQKIGLKTAEIEKKTHLDFFNIAISVDCVIFGYENKKLKVLLIKSDLKEFEGLWSLLGDLVRPDEDMEEAPYRVLRERTGLQNVFLEQVHTFGRLNRHPSGRVITTAYYSLVDTKSHAIQLTENELHWHNINDIEKLAFDHKLILNTCLNRLREQVMEHPIVFNLLSEKFSLRELQDLYEAILGVELDRRNFRKRIMLKNWLVDLNEMEEDVPHRPGKLYKLRSQLKKNNRPNVDRLMSL from the coding sequence ATGCAAAAAATAGGCTTAAAAACCGCTGAGATTGAGAAAAAAACGCACCTCGACTTTTTCAATATAGCCATCTCTGTAGACTGTGTGATTTTCGGCTACGAGAATAAAAAATTGAAAGTGTTGCTGATCAAATCGGACCTGAAAGAGTTTGAAGGGCTATGGTCTTTACTGGGCGACTTAGTACGGCCGGATGAAGACATGGAAGAAGCGCCATACCGTGTGTTGCGCGAGCGTACAGGATTACAAAATGTATTTCTGGAGCAGGTGCATACGTTTGGCCGCCTGAATCGCCACCCGTCAGGCCGAGTCATTACTACGGCCTATTACTCGCTGGTGGATACGAAAAGCCATGCTATACAGCTTACGGAAAATGAGCTGCACTGGCACAATATCAATGATATTGAAAAGCTAGCCTTTGACCATAAGCTGATTCTGAATACCTGCTTAAATCGTTTACGCGAACAGGTAATGGAGCACCCGATCGTATTTAATTTATTGTCAGAGAAGTTCTCCTTACGCGAGCTGCAGGATCTGTATGAAGCTATTCTGGGTGTGGAACTGGATCGCCGAAATTTCCGGAAGCGCATCATGCTGAAAAACTGGCTGGTAGATCTGAACGAAATGGAAGAAGATGTACCGCACCGGCCCGGTAAATTATACAAGCTACGTTCGCAGCTAAAGAAAAACAACCGGCCGAATGTAGATCGTTTAATGTCTTTATAA